The following DNA comes from Miscanthus floridulus cultivar M001 chromosome 5, ASM1932011v1, whole genome shotgun sequence.
gaagagagacattggagaggaaggggaaggtataaatacccccaacgATCACTTAAGTTATGGTTGTGCCATGgctcaagtgtggcagtgccgctcAGCGACAGTGCCTCTCTCTaggtgtggcactaccgcacAAAGCAAGACAACAAGAGTAAGAGTGAAGTGTTGGTTGTCTTGGCTGAGTAATTGAGGATGTAGGTGTAAGATAGAGCACTTGGTAGTACATGTTAGCTCAAACATTGTGTCCACCTTTATAGCACGGCTTTTTTATACTcagattcaaaatataaaagaatttaaacctcctttgagtttgaagccatcgacatttgtaattgggggcacCTCCATTTCGTATAACATCCTCTATCATATattccctacttgtcatctcaataaatctcattaATCCTCTAATTGCGTgctcattatcaccaaaacccacaattagggcttgattgcactttcaataagcatgatgcttatatgatgctctacttgtgagtacaccctattctctggttgtgtggtagcagcgggaggtgaaagccctgtctatcctttgtagtccataccgagttgagcaggttcttaaattataggaccatagttgcgtcagtagagttatcctttATGGTTCTCTACTGTCTAAGCGGCGTCCCGAAgtacacaagagtagagttagtcttagctatagttgggtgtatatatatactttgaccatgtaataagaatatcataggaatctacctcacccgttgttctcctgggttgactagtttacattatcttagtgatctatctcCTGAGTGCCATTATGctttattcctatcattacattcaccCCTATTCTAGTTATGCTTGTATATTGATTAGCAGATACTCCTTTGTTActcaataaatctttactccattgttttcctgtggtaaaaatataaataacaatacctggaatactcccagtaaaatgctataatggtattctgtgcgcgtGCAGAATCCTTTatattctatttgcgttaataaataccaacattaaCCAATCTTCAATACCAAATAAGTTTTTTTTATAATACTCCACATCAAGGTCCCACTTACCATTAGTTTTCACTATAGGGTTTTGAGGACCATCTTAAACATTTATCATTTTTCTTCGTGCTTCTTTGATTGACCACGGCTTTGAAGCAATGTTTCTATCACTATCTTTTATGTTCATGCGTTTTGGTTCTACAAGTATATGGTGGTTTCACCTAGTAATTAGGTGTGAAAGATTTAAGATAAATTAGAATGGGACACTTAAGCGCTGGTGTCAAACATCATAAGCCTTTCCTTGTTTCAAGCCTCAAGTCATCCTTTCATGCAAGTACTACATTTCAATGTACTCACCTTTTCTTTTTGTGCCCCTTGCTACCCCACCCAATTGTTCAAACTTAAAGGTGGAGTTTTACGTAGACGGTGATTGAGCTAGGTTTGTGTACCCCCGATCGGCTGCCTATGGAAGATGGAAGACCCTGCTTCGCAAAAGTCTTTGTGATGTATTTTTGTTTTAGACCGTTGGGTTATTTTGTAATAAAGTTATTGATTTTTGTAATAAACACTGTAACGTATCACTGGTAATATCATCATTATATGAATAAACCGTTCTTGGCATGCATGTGATTTGTATtcagttttattcttaaaaccagATGTACCAATGTCGGCCACAGCGGGATGCTGCAACAAAAAGCCGATTGATGGTTACGAGTTCTACGCATGGGATTTCTAGATCTTCTTCAGTGGAGTATGCAAATACTAAATTTGCTAGAACAAACACTATTTTGTTACATTACCTGTTAATTGCAACAAACAATTTTTATTTCTGAATTAGGCTTCTCCTGTATCTATTTTATTTAGTGGAGTATGCAAATTTAGAAACTGGTTATGAGAAATCAGGTTAGACTGAACTATTTTACTCCTTTCCTTAGAAAATCACCATGGCATGtttgttttctttatttatgGAGAATCGCACCAATGTTTGGTGATTAGAACACATGAAGTTGTCTTGACTTACTATGCTTTGAATAAATACAAGCAAGAGTGTATATCTTGAGGTCAGTTAACCAACCATTTTTTTATTCCAATGTGAGGGTATTATACTAGATGTGTATGAAATGTACCAAGTCCTTCACACATCCAATCATCCTAGTTTGAGAAACTTTCCATAATAACAACCAACACGTTATCCATCCTTTATTTGCTATACATATGAATCATGATTCATGGAACCTATTTAAAGTTTGTGCTTTCGGTATAAGAGGAATTAATGTTCTTTTGAGTAAGTGTTACAAGATAGTGGGTTCAAATTTGTTTCCACAGCAGTGGTTGTGACCATTCTATTTTTTTATGAGTTGCTTTCTCTGTACATATTAGACTATTAAGTTGTTGTCTTTTGCTAGGCTTTGAACAATATAAATAGAAATATTGGAAAAGGACCATTGGAGAGGTATTCTATTCTCAAATTAGATAGAAATCAAGTTACATATATTGGACCAGGATCATTCaattttttgtgtgaattctTAACTAATAAAGCAATTAGGAGGTCATTCTACTATTAGCTTCATATATGTCCTAGAGTTCAGGTATTCAAATGATTGCACTTAAGTTACACCTTTGCTTCACAGGGAGTACCAAACTGCTGAATACTAATTTTGGTGCTCTAACTCACTATAACATTGAAGCGAAGGCTCTAAGTAGCACTGCAGGGGCTTCAATTTGGTTCACTTGTCTGTACAACATCAGTTGTAGGTTTAAGCAGGTGAACAACATTTTACAAAATTCAATCATAAAATGAATCAACAGGGTGTCAAAAGTGCAATCTAATTTCTAATAAAAACTGTGCAATATGATGTGTCACTGTGATTGAACTACATGATAAGCTGATAACTTAGAGCTCTAGTTCTTTTGAACATAAGCCACAAGAGCTCTTCTTTTCAGTTAATATGAAAAGAGTCATATGTACACGAATTATGTACATGGAGGGGCAAAAGCCCAAAAGACGTTGGGTTGCACACCTCACTATGTGAAAACTCATTGGATCGGAGAAAGAACAATAATCTACACTAAGAAACTCCAGAGAATCTACAATAAGAAACCCATACGAGCACTAAGGGGAGTTGCAGGCGGTGTGCCCTTTTGTGAAGGTCCAGATTTTCCTTTGATCCGCCCGATGACCTAGGTTGTGTTTTTGTTCAACTTCTGAAAAGTgcttctgttgctaaaaagcataacACCAACCAAAACGCCAACTAAATGGATAGAATCAAAAGTTGCTTTTGTAGAACCAGATGTTTTCATGTAGAGAAATTTTCACAACACCTTGGACTCTCCCGTTGGCTTTTGCTTTCTGCTTTTTCAAATGAGTGGAAACAGAGAGAAGTTTTACAGGTGTTTCAAGGAAgataaagagaaggaatagattttATGTTTTAACCAAACATTTTACAGCTTTTTTCATAGCATATAACTCACAACAGTTTTTCCATAGCTCAAATCTCACAACTGAATCAAGCAGACCCATAGAGCTCTAATTACATGATAAAATGTGCTAAATTTTGAGTTCCTATCTTTGTACTCTGCTAAGTGCTTTCAAAAAGGAAGCCGAAGTTGACAAAGATTTATATGTCACAATATAGTTGTACCGAggtttatttttaaaatttttatAGGTTGAGTCATAGTGACACCTTGGTACATCAGTGTGAAGAGATGCACCCACTAGCAGGTGCAATGCTcttgagtagggatgaaaacggtatggatattttccgaccgtattcgaaaccgaatccgtttagaggggttgagatctgtccgtatccgagtccggatatccaacatccgataccgtatccgtatccgaatactcaaatcgcatatttatgatgtcgatatccaatcgtatcctatccgacatagttgacactatccgtattcgaatccgaatccggacagaaatatgaaaacaaatgtaatatcggtgatatccgtccgtatctgatccgttttcatccctactcttgAGGTATATTTATTTTTTAATCAACTACACCCTATACCAGGCCAAGGAAATGTAGTAGTATGAAGTGATCCATAGTCATTACTATCTAATTACTTGGACCATGAATTCGCCAAACAATACAAATCGTATCCTACCCTAGAGGCTTGTGCGTTTGGTGTTTGTAAACAAAGTGATTTGTCTCTTCCAAGCTGGAAAATTGTTTCACAAAGCAGCTTGTTACCTGATAATAAGATCATAGTATTCCGATGGTGTTTTGGATATTTTGTTAAAAATGTGGATTTGTTATGTGATGTCAATAGTAATCTAAAATTACCATTATATGGCCATGGTAATAGGTTAAAGACAGAATGTTTGTAATAACTAACTGTTAATTACCGCTGTTTTAAAGACATATTATCGTCCGGTTTGCttggcttataaaccgtactttttcagccaacgaacaatatttttctctcacaacaaatcagccaatagtactttcagccatggcttatcagccaaacgaacagggcatatATTGATCTTTGGAGTGGTAGTAGGCTAGTAGCTCACCCGTGATTTTTATTTTGAACTGCATACTTAAATTATGTAAATTTTGTGTTTCCGTATTCTTTATTTATGATTGCTTTGATGATGTTATAAGTAAAATCATGTTTGCTTATCTCATTATAGCTTAAACAGCATGTTGCCAAGATCAAAGTAGACTATAGTGTCAAGAATTGCTAAACCTCAACCGGTTGATTTAGCCCCTCCCAACAACCGATTTTTGGGCCATCCGATCTTGCACAGACAGCCAGCAGGGGGCGCGGCCGACGAGCAGGCGAGGCAGCAGGCGTGGCCAGCCTCGGAGCTCGCGGCCCcggcggccagcggccggcgACGAGGAGGGCCAGCTGCTTGGGGGAGAGCTGCACCGCACCACCCCGTCATCGTGGCCACCGCTTGGGGGAGAATCAAGCCGCTCCGGGGACCAGGCGCCGCGGCCGCCGTTCTGGGACCGGACGAGACACGATAGACGAGAGGGAGAGATGAGTATCATGTTTACATCAGGGTGGGCGTTCGGTTCTTGGTTCGGTTTTGGTTCAGTTCCGTCGGTTATTGATGAAATTCGGTTCCTAGAAAACGGGAACCGATCGGTTCAAAAAATATTTAGGAATCGAgcatttcggttctcggttatttcggttcggtttcggttctaaccgaactaaccgaattttTTAAAAGACCTCAAGACAACAATAAATATCCGTGTTCTAAGGTAtatttatgcaacactatattcatttttaataataacaatgtataagaaaacaatagcaatatagtaacacaaatatatagcggttcaaatataaaacactacacataaaccaaacataatcctacaaaatataagtaagtgaagtataattcatgtaattcaGTTCTTTCAgttaattcggttaaccgagagtaggaaccgaattttcttcggttattttGGTTTCTCAATATCAGGAACCGAATAAGAAACCGGATTTTTCGGTTTCGGTTCTTTCGGTTTCGATTCCGGttctttcggttcggttctcggttctcgATTAAATTTGCCCAGGGCTATGTTTACACGGTTTGGGGCTTTTGGGCTGGCTGGCCGGCCATTTTCTGGGCCCATCAGTGTCTTAGCTGCAGCTAAATGAAGCCCACTGCAATTTAGGAAAAATTGTTTTGGTATTTGTGAATAATTTTTGAACAATTTGAAATATATTTGTCTGGTATCTGCAATCCataaaataatttataattttttctGAAAATTTTGGTATATATTTATTTGAGATATGCGACCCATAGAAGTATAAGTTGTGTTATCCTTAAATTACAGCACTCTGTCCAACAAATTACACAGAAGAAATCATTATGAATATAGTAATAAGACAGCGTAAATATAGCTAAAAGACAGTGTAATGAAGAAATCATTGTGAATATAGTAATACGACAATGTAAATATAGCTAAAAGACAGTGTTAGTGCATGGGTAAAATTCAGTTGTTAGGAGTGGCCAAAACGACTGACTGTCACCTAGATAGATTGGTGGCttaatataatatttttttttcatgaTCTTCGTGTTGAAAAATTTTCAACCAACGCCCGAACCAAAAACCTTTTACTTCTGCGTGGGAAACTCCCCTCAGCTTTTCGTCAaatcaaagaaaaaaaatgtCACAGTACTGCGTAGCATCTGCTGGCATAAAGCAAACGAATTCCATTCCCGTTAAAGCATGCCCTGAACTGCACATCTTTGCTTTCTTCTACACAGAGGTGAAAATCCggtgagaaaaaaaaaaggatacAACTTCAGCGGAGGAATGTTCTTTATTCGCCAACGCTGACATATATTCCAAGCGTTGGCAGCAGGTTAACCGCACAGTGAGAGGACCTCAAAAGCAAGGAACACACACGTAGCCCTTCTTGTCGTGATCAACGAGCAAGCGCCAGCGGACGCAGGAGACTGAAAGAGGACGCAGAATCAGATGCCGGAATTGCATCGCGATGCCTTGATGAAGTGTGTGTTGCGAGGATGAATTGTGTGTTGCGTATGCTTTTTCTCCCAGTGAATCCTTCCCTAACTATAAATGCAGAGCGCGCGGCACTGCATTTTGCAACGCAGCCAAGATCACCGCGCTCTCTCGAACGTCTCCTGAGTCCTGACCAAAGCGGATCGTCCAGCACCACCGGGGCACCGGGCTTCAGGCAGCATGGCTGACGACGACCAGCAGCCGCCGGCGCAGCGGTACTGGTTCCCGTACTGGaccgcgccgccgcccgcgcctgcCCCTGCTCCACGGCCGGCCGTCCGCCCGCAGCTGTCGAGGCGGGAATCTCGCCCGGCACCGCAGCAGCCATCGCCGCCTCCTGCAACAGCAACAGCGTCGCCGTCGCACCCGCAACAGGCGGCGACGCCGGGGTCCAGAGGCGCTGGCAGTGGTGGCCCCGCTCCACCGGCGCCCCAGCCGCAGCCGACGCGGCTGTCCAGCAGGCCGTCCCCGTCGCCTTCCCGCGCTCCGCCACTCTCGCCCTTTCGAGAGCCCAATGCTCCAGTGCCGGAGCCGGCACCGGTACCGGTTGCCAGAGAGAACAAGCCACCTTCTCCTATTCGTCCTAATCCTATTGCGCATGATGTTCCAAAGCAAAAAGACATCACCGTTCCGCAAGAGAAAATCATCCAAGAACCGCTTGTAGCATCCAAGACACAAACCAAGGCCCCAGAGAAAGAAAAAGCcaaggagaagaaaaaggataaagagaaggagaaggagcaggtgaaggagaaagataagaaggacaaggatcacaaagagaagaaggagaaggataaAGAGAAGGAAGGCAGCCAGCTGCACAAGGAGCTCAAGGCGGGCGTCGCCGACATGGTGCAGAAGCTCAGCTCTTCGGCGCCGTCGACTGGCGGCGGCCACGAGCGCgctggctcggcggcggcgggaaCGACCATCATCACGCTGGCCGGCGAGAACAAGGGCGCGTCCATGAAGGTAGCCAGCAGCGCCTTGGCCGACGGCAAGGGGGACGCGGCGGGCGGCAAGGAGCGCCGCGGCCACAAGCTCGACGGCAGCGGGAAGGAGCAGGCTGGGGGCGGCAAAGGGCTGACGGCGTTCGTCAACAGCAACGTGCAGGTAACCAACAACTCGCTGCTGCTGCAGAGCTCCTGCAACGGCGGCGACCCGGGGGTGAACCTCAAGCTGTCCACCAAGGCCAAGAAGAAGGACGGCTAGGAAGCCGGGGGCAAGAGTGGCTCTGCTGCTGCGCCCAAAAAATGATCAGGCTTCTCATCCATGGCTGGCGCGCGCATGGCCATCGAGCAGTGACGAACAATTATTAGTTAAGCATCCATCAAAACAGAGAGTTGGACCTGGTTAGCATCGATAATTTTATCTGTTATATGTATAATCAATTAATCATGGATGTGAGTTCGCAAAAATCGTGCTGAATGATGCCTATAAAACTTAACAGGACCTGGTTAGCATCGATAATTTTATCTGTTATATGTATAATCAATTAATCATGGATGTGAGTTCGCAAAAATTCGTGCTGAATGATGCCTGTAAAACTTAACAAGATTCCAAAATGAGCGAATCAAGCAACCGAATCTCTGTGCACATGGTCTGATCTCTTTAAGGAATCTCCAAATGTTACTTGTCAGGAAAAATTGGAACCCACGAACAATAACCGTATTGTTTTTTTCTTTGAAATTATCAGTGATAGAGATTGAGAAAAAACACCTCACACCATTTCGGGTTGGATGACTTGCATATATGTAGCCTGAATGGCCTGTAtaataattgtattttttttcttgaaaTTATTAGTGATAAAGATTGGGAAAAAAACACCTCACACCCTTTAGAGTTGGGTAACTTGCATATATGTAGCTTGAGTGTCATGTGTTACATACACATGTACAAATACATTGATTATAACGCTTTGggaatttctatgatttttcggATATTATTCCACTTTTGTAGAGCTAAATACGTTTTTTGAAGTGTCTAGAGATATTTTCATGAGCTATAATAATTGTATTTTAAggatttttttgaaatttttttgaaaGTTTAGAGATATTTTTCTGTGTTTTAAAAACACTATCAAGTATTTACCGTTTTTAACTTAAAGGAAAGATAAAACCATCTTCAAAACCACACTGAGGTAATTTGAAAGGTTTTGAAAGTTCAAAGATAAAGTGTCTGGTTTTgaagtttgagaaaaaaaaaactcattcAGGGAGGTAGAACGTATTTTTTTGGCATACCTAAATACAGGCCCAATGCAAATGTTAACATTTGTTGGGTTCAATTAAGTGTAATCCTTGGGCTCTCTGAGCTGACTAATGGGCCGGTTCGGCGCGCCAAAGTCTAGTCCAGAGTTTCCTAAATCCTGATCAGCAGCAGCCGAACTGAGGAAAGGAGGCGGCCTGCCGAATTCTCCTCGTCCTAAAACCCTAACCCCAACTCCCACACTCGTCTTGCCGGCGGCGGGGGCGATGAGGGCTATAACCGGCGGCGTCGTCTCCTCCGAGCCCTGTTCCCTCGACAAGGCTGCCCGCACCCTCCTCTGGTTCTCCAAGTCTGCCGCTTCCCACCGACCCTCCTCCGACTGCGATACCTACCTCCGCACCGTGACCGACGCCACAGTACAGCTCATCTACTTCCGCGAAGAACTCGACGGCAGGCACCAGCAGGGTGCCGCCAACTTCGATGCCCACGACTATGAGGATCCGGTGGAGGGCGAAAGAAGGCACCAAGACCAGGAGAGCGAAGGGGACATGGCGGTTGCCGCTTATGGTTCCCACCGCGATTCTGCCGCGGGGGCGGACCTAGATCTTGCCTCCTgtaagaagaagggcaagaagaagaATGAGAATCCCCCGGAGGATAGAGCGGTTGCCCGTGCTGACTCGCACATCCCCCCGTCACCAGAAATTGCCactgagaagaggaggaagaagaagcatccGAATAAGGAAATCATCGTCGATGTGAAGCAGGAGCCTAGTTTCGTGGTGGAAGAAGAGCTGGTGAGtgaaaagaagaagagcaagaagaaaaaggagaaggaTCATGTGAAACTGGAAGAGGATGTGAATGAGGTGGAAGAGAAAATAGTCAATGACAGTGCAGCAGAACAGAGAGTTGCCAGAACAGAGAGGGAAAGGAAGAAAAAGAAGCATGGACAAGAGGAAGGCCGCACTGAGGTTGTGAAGGAGGAGAAGACGATCGCTGATGGTGATCTAGacatagagaagaagaagaaaaagaagaggggtAGAGGTGATGTTTATGATAATGCTCTAGAGCAGGTAGAACATACAAAGAAGAAGCAAAAGAAGCATTCTGGAGATTAGTTAGGAGAATACTTACTCATTGGAGATGTACTACTCATTGGAGATGTATGGGAATTTGTGGCCGGTGAGGTTGTTCCTACTGTTGTATTTTGGGCTTCAATTTGATTAAGGTTGGGCTCTTTTGGCTAGTATGCTAGACTCCACAGTTTTGTTCTGTATAACATCCAATTTATATGCCATGGCCATGAGGCTCAAGCAATGATATTACCATTTGAATTGTTACTTGAAATGCTCTGGATTTCATGTTATACCCTGTTATTAGAATTGCCAATTATACCTAAGAGAAAAAAGGACATAACAAATTATACATACGAAATTTAACATTTTATTGATAATGTGCACACTGAAACAGTTCATTATGTTTTCATTGACTGTTTAACTTTGAAACAGTTCTGCGTGTTTTAATTGATTGTTGATCTCATATTTGGAAGTTGGTCAATTATGCTTTGTCCAGTTTGACTAGCGATTTGAACTGAAAGGCTCATAATAGGGGTTATTGTTTTGCAGCATTAACTTGCTGTAAATTTGATCTCTTGTCCATTAGGCAACTTATGTTATCTATAAAATTCCTGAAATTTCTAGTTGAAGCCTAAAGCCAATTTTGATCGATTGCTGCCTTGGCATATTGATTAATATGGTTACATCTGTTTTGTTCCCCCTCAAGGATTGGCAGATCTGTGTATTCATGTCTCCATGACGATTTGATTCACAGAATATAGAATATGTGAGTTTtcttgtgtgttttttttttcctttgcacCAATCATGTGCTGACAATCTCAAGTGATAGTTCAGTATGAACGTATGCTATTTAGACTAAATACTAAAATAATTTCACCTGTCATTCAACTTTGAATTTTCTTATCTTGTAATGGCGTTTGTTTGTTGTAACTGATATAACGTGACTCTTGCTTGCATTCTTAACCATGGTAACTCACGGACATTTTAATGTTTAGTAGAATTGTACTTTTGGCTTCTGTTCTGATTGCTGAAACCTTCATCTGTCAATTTGAAATTGATAGCATCTGCAAGTTTGCATTACACCATTTGGTCTCATCTAGGTCAAACTAGAATGGTTATGGTTATGCAGGAGCATTCATGAAGCGCTAGAAACTAAGCGGGTGGCCAGGAGCCACCTAGTGCCTAGCAATGTTATCAAATCGTCTAACTGATCCTAGTCGCCATGGCACCAATCAGCCTGACTAAAATCTtgactaatcacgattaatcgtgaCTAATTGTAGTGCATAGCTGATCGCCATGGCACCGATCAGcccgactaatcgtgattagtcagACGACTTGATAACATTGGTGCCTAGGCCTTTGTACATTTAGTAACTTATTAATGaacaaaaaatagagaaaaatatgTAAAAAAATGAGAGA
Coding sequences within:
- the LOC136451804 gene encoding uncharacterized protein, giving the protein MADDDQQPPAQRYWFPYWTAPPPAPAPAPRPAVRPQLSRRESRPAPQQPSPPPATATASPSHPQQAATPGSRGAGSGGPAPPAPQPQPTRLSSRPSPSPSRAPPLSPFREPNAPVPEPAPVPVARENKPPSPIRPNPIAHDVPKQKDITVPQEKIIQEPLVASKTQTKAPEKEKAKEKKKDKEKEKEQVKEKDKKDKDHKEKKEKDKEKEGSQLHKELKAGVADMVQKLSSSAPSTGGGHERAGSAAAGTTIITLAGENKGASMKVASSALADGKGDAAGGKERRGHKLDGSGKEQAGGGKGLTAFVNSNVQVTNNSLLLQSSCNGGDPGVNLKLSTKAKKKDG
- the LOC136449709 gene encoding uncharacterized protein — encoded protein: MRAITGGVVSSEPCSLDKAARTLLWFSKSAASHRPSSDCDTYLRTVTDATVQLIYFREELDGRHQQGAANFDAHDYEDPVEGERRHQDQESEGDMAVAAYGSHRDSAAGADLDLASCKKKGKKKNENPPEDRAVARADSHIPPSPEIATEKRRKKKHPNKEIIVDVKQEPSFVVEEELVSEKKKSKKKKEKDHVKLEEDVNEVEEKIVNDSAAEQRVARTERERKKKKHGQEEGRTEVVKEEKTIADGDLDIEKKKKKKRGRGDVYDNALEQVEHTKKKQKKHSGD